A window of Apium graveolens cultivar Ventura chromosome 8, ASM990537v1, whole genome shotgun sequence contains these coding sequences:
- the LOC141679644 gene encoding uncharacterized protein LOC141679644 yields MNCLSWNCRGLEKARTVRVLCNLVKDCNPDVLFLMETISVASKLEELRIKMGFANCFSVDRIGRSGGLAVLWHNRAECNISGYSQNHVDVIFNENNVPKWRMSCFYGMPERTRRKQSWELIYKLSTVSTLPWCIMEDFNDLLYPTDKEGTHPHPNYLMNGFRNALEMSSLSEIDLSGGRFTWEKGRGTNAWVKERLDRGFANANWWSLFPLCNLKVVATAVSDYEAIFLQLVEAMVSKKTFRFKFENTCLRSLHLFQM; encoded by the coding sequence ATGAATTGCTTAAGTTGGAACTGTAGGGGACTAGAGAAAGCCCGTACAGTTCGAGTTCTATGTAATCTTGTAAAAGATTGCAATCCCGATGTGTTATTTTTAATGGAAACGATTTCGGTAGCTAGTAAATTAGAAGAGTTACGGATAAAGATGGGTTTTGCTAATTGTTTTTCAGTAGATCGTATTGGTCGGAGTGGAGGATTGGCAGTTTTATGGCATAATAGAGCAGAGTGTAATATCTCTGGGTATTCCCAGAATCATGTGGATGTTATCTTTAATGAGAATAATGTGCCAAAATGGAGGATGTCTTGTTTCTATGGTATGCCAGAGAGAACCAGAAGAAAGCAATCCTGGGAGTTAATTTATAAGCTTTCTACGGTGTCGACTCTTCCCTGGTGTATAATGGAAGATTTTAACGATCTTCTATACCCAACGGATAAGGAAGGTACTCATCCGCACCCTAATTATCTTATGAATGGTTTTCGCAATGCTCTGGAGATGAGTTCACTGTCAGAGATTGATCTGAGTGGGGGTCGTTTTACTTGGGAGAAAGGTCGAGGAACGAATGCATGGGTTAAGGAGCGTCTAGATCGAGGGTTTGCAAATGCTAATTGGTGGAGTTTGTTTCCCCTGTGTAATTTAAAAGTTGTTGCAACAGCAGTTTCAGATTATGAAGCTATTTTCCTTCAACTGGTAGAAGCCATGGTGTCGAAGAAAACCTTTAGGTTTAAATTCGAAAATACTTGCTTAAGGAGCCTTCATTTATTTCAGATGTGA
- the LOC141678386 gene encoding cyclic phosphodiesterase-like isoform X1: MFHHIYLIRSVAFLGLITITIFLFSISMDIQDPQSKKYVYSVWALPQQDLIRRLKSLMGGLRSEFGGPEFEPHVTAVGAISLTESEARDKFAKACHGLKAYNASVEKVETGTFYYQCVFLLLSRTPEIVKCMSLDQVEELSRVSVYFYVGGGVVEPSAQCSSHFGYKSSTPYMPHLSLLYADLTEEEKKRAQEKASALDKGIGSLTFQITRLALYKTDTEDKSLKSWEKVAECELPTN, encoded by the exons ATGTTTCATCACATATATCTCATTAGATCTGTTGCCTTTCTTGGACTTATTACAATCACCATCTTTCTATTCTCAATTTCAATGGACATTCAAGACCCACAATCCAAGAAATATGTTTATTCTGTGTGGGCCCTTCCTCAACAAGATTTGATTCGTAGGTTGAAGAGCTTGATGGGTGGTCTTAGATCAGAGTTTGGTGGGCCAGAGTTTGAACCTCACGTGACTGCTGTAGGAGCTATTAGCTTGACTGAGAGTGAGGCACGTGACAAATTTGCTAAAGCTTGTCATGGTTTGAAAGCTTATAATGCTAGTGTTGAGAAAGTGGAGACTGGGACTTTTTATTATCAGTGTGTGTTTCTTTTGCTCAGTAGAACTCCTGAG ATTGTTAAATGCATGAGTCTGGATCAAGTTGAAGAGCTGAGCAGAGTCAGTGTCTATTTTTATGTTGGGGGCGGG GTTGTGGAGCCTAGTGCGCAGTGCAGCAGCCATTTCGGTTACAAGAGTTCCACAC CTTACATGCCGCATCTGAGCTTGTTGTATGCTGATTTAACGGAGGAAGAGAAGAAAAGGGCTCAAGAGAAAGCTAGTGCTCTTGACAAAGGGATCGGCAGTTTGACTTTCCAGATAACTCGCCTGGCATTGTACAAAACAGACACTGAAGACAAAAGCCTCAAATCCTGGGAGAAGGTTGCGGAATGCGAACTCCCAACAAACTAG
- the LOC141678386 gene encoding cyclic phosphodiesterase-like isoform X2, whose translation MFHHIYLIRSVAFLGLITITIFLFSISMDIQDPQSKKYVYSVWALPQQDLIRRLKSLMGGLRSEFGGPEFEPHVTAVGAISLTESEARDKFAKACHGLKAYNASVEKVETGTFYYQCVFLLLSRTPEVVEPSAQCSSHFGYKSSTPYMPHLSLLYADLTEEEKKRAQEKASALDKGIGSLTFQITRLALYKTDTEDKSLKSWEKVAECELPTN comes from the exons ATGTTTCATCACATATATCTCATTAGATCTGTTGCCTTTCTTGGACTTATTACAATCACCATCTTTCTATTCTCAATTTCAATGGACATTCAAGACCCACAATCCAAGAAATATGTTTATTCTGTGTGGGCCCTTCCTCAACAAGATTTGATTCGTAGGTTGAAGAGCTTGATGGGTGGTCTTAGATCAGAGTTTGGTGGGCCAGAGTTTGAACCTCACGTGACTGCTGTAGGAGCTATTAGCTTGACTGAGAGTGAGGCACGTGACAAATTTGCTAAAGCTTGTCATGGTTTGAAAGCTTATAATGCTAGTGTTGAGAAAGTGGAGACTGGGACTTTTTATTATCAGTGTGTGTTTCTTTTGCTCAGTAGAACTCCTGAG GTTGTGGAGCCTAGTGCGCAGTGCAGCAGCCATTTCGGTTACAAGAGTTCCACAC CTTACATGCCGCATCTGAGCTTGTTGTATGCTGATTTAACGGAGGAAGAGAAGAAAAGGGCTCAAGAGAAAGCTAGTGCTCTTGACAAAGGGATCGGCAGTTTGACTTTCCAGATAACTCGCCTGGCATTGTACAAAACAGACACTGAAGACAAAAGCCTCAAATCCTGGGAGAAGGTTGCGGAATGCGAACTCCCAACAAACTAG